In the genome of Streptomyces globosus, one region contains:
- a CDS encoding SpoIIE family protein phosphatase, with the protein MCHGGPVPTTVSLPDDWPAHPDRSLSLNRMGSFDWDLSTGLMHLDTAGLDVFDTPAEEYDGRPESLAARVPEGESSRLFDLVSHALKGDEDSYGAYFRIRCRDGRLRWTHTQGRVMRDPDGRPLRIIGIVRDATEELSHSAERLGLDEERRRQTSVVESTTAALAHARTVKDVIDVIGDAHGLERLGSMGMVMGLVEAGRIHLVAEGPSGSFVPGTRYTRVDENYPMSEVVRSLQPRFLDSAEEFAEGYPGLWAKISYMDISAAAYLPLIAQARPIGAIGLLYQDKDGFTQDERNLLVALGSSIAQSLQRAMLLEQEHDLAEGLQQAMLPRRIPAVPGGDIAVRYRSARMGQDIGGDWYDVIPLPGGRVGAVIGDVQGHDTHAAAVMGQLRIVLRAYAAEGHSPGTVMARASVFLHELDTDRFATCTYVEADLSTGVLQIVRAGHIDPLLRTRDGDCRRLDVEGGMPLGLSAEFGRLEYPVTTVELDPGETILLCTDGLVEHPGADLDDGVRLLTGLVRSGPEDLQRLADRLCEVIDERGGDDDMALLLLRRRVEEAAAQGGGRLQQHVAPGDPEALVSARHMIGAAVRAWGARERSDEIELVADELIVNALMHTDGPAIVTLRILSGPVRRLRVEVEDRSSALPRRREAGEAGVSGRGLMLVDRLADVWGVEARGSGKCVWCEFLLA; encoded by the coding sequence CTGTGTCATGGTGGACCGGTGCCGACCACCGTATCGCTGCCGGACGACTGGCCCGCACACCCGGACCGGTCGCTCTCGCTCAACCGCATGGGCAGCTTCGACTGGGACCTGTCCACCGGCCTGATGCACCTGGACACGGCCGGCCTCGACGTGTTCGACACCCCCGCGGAGGAGTACGACGGCCGGCCCGAGTCGCTCGCCGCCCGCGTGCCCGAGGGGGAGTCCTCCCGCCTCTTCGACCTCGTCTCCCACGCCCTCAAGGGCGACGAGGACAGCTACGGCGCCTACTTCCGGATCCGCTGCCGCGACGGCCGGCTGCGCTGGACCCACACCCAGGGCCGCGTCATGCGCGACCCCGACGGCCGCCCCCTCCGGATCATCGGCATCGTCCGCGACGCCACCGAGGAGCTCAGCCACTCGGCCGAACGCCTCGGCCTCGACGAGGAGCGCCGCCGCCAGACCTCGGTGGTCGAGAGCACCACCGCGGCCCTGGCCCACGCCCGGACCGTCAAGGACGTCATCGACGTCATCGGCGACGCCCACGGCCTGGAGCGGCTCGGCTCCATGGGCATGGTCATGGGGCTGGTCGAGGCGGGCCGCATCCACCTGGTCGCCGAGGGCCCCTCGGGCAGCTTCGTCCCCGGCACCCGCTACACCCGCGTCGACGAGAACTACCCGATGAGCGAGGTGGTCCGCTCCCTCCAGCCGCGCTTCCTCGACTCCGCGGAGGAGTTCGCCGAGGGCTACCCCGGACTCTGGGCGAAGATCTCGTACATGGACATCTCGGCGGCCGCGTACCTGCCGCTGATCGCCCAGGCCCGCCCGATCGGCGCAATCGGCCTGCTCTACCAGGACAAGGACGGCTTCACCCAGGACGAGCGGAACCTCCTCGTCGCCCTGGGCAGCAGCATCGCCCAGAGCCTCCAGCGCGCCATGCTGCTGGAGCAGGAGCACGACCTTGCCGAAGGCCTCCAGCAGGCCATGCTGCCGCGCCGGATCCCCGCCGTCCCCGGCGGCGACATCGCCGTCCGCTACCGCTCCGCCCGCATGGGCCAGGACATCGGAGGGGACTGGTACGACGTGATCCCGCTGCCCGGCGGCCGCGTCGGCGCCGTCATCGGGGACGTCCAGGGCCACGACACGCACGCCGCCGCCGTCATGGGCCAGCTGCGGATCGTGCTGCGCGCCTACGCCGCCGAGGGGCACTCGCCGGGCACCGTCATGGCCCGGGCCTCGGTGTTCCTGCACGAACTGGACACCGACCGCTTCGCCACCTGCACCTACGTCGAGGCCGACCTGTCGACCGGCGTCCTGCAGATCGTGCGCGCCGGGCACATCGACCCGCTGCTGCGCACCCGCGACGGCGACTGCCGCCGGCTGGACGTGGAGGGAGGGATGCCGCTCGGCCTCTCGGCGGAGTTCGGCCGCCTGGAGTACCCGGTGACGACGGTGGAACTCGACCCCGGCGAAACGATCCTGCTGTGCACGGACGGCCTCGTCGAGCATCCCGGAGCGGACCTCGACGACGGGGTGCGGCTGCTGACCGGGCTGGTCCGCAGCGGCCCGGAGGACCTCCAGCGGCTCGCGGACCGGCTGTGCGAGGTGATAGACGAGCGCGGCGGCGACGACGACATGGCGCTGCTCCTGCTGCGGCGCCGCGTGGAGGAGGCGGCGGCGCAGGGCGGCGGCCGGCTCCAGCAGCACGTCGCCCCCGGCGACCCGGAGGCCCTGGTGTCGGCCCGCCACATGATCGGCGCGGCGGTCCGCGCCTGGGGCGCGCGGGAGCGCTCCGACGAGATCGAACTCGTGGCGGACGAGCTGATCGTCAACGCCCTGATGCACACGGACGGCCCCGCGATCGTCACCCTGCGGATCCTGAGCGGCCCGGTCCGCCGGCTCCGGGTCGAGGTGGAGGACCGCTCCAGCGCCCTGCCGCGCCGACGGGAGGCGGGCGAGGCGGGGGTGTCCGGGCGGGGGCTCATGCTGGTGGACCGGCTGGCGGACGTGTGGGGCGTGGAGGCGCGGGGCAGCGGCAAGTGCGTCTGGTGCGAGTTCCTCCTGGCCTGA
- a CDS encoding Fpg/Nei family DNA glycosylase, producing MPELPEVEALREFLDEHLPGRVVARVLPLAVSVLKTYDPPLSALEGQEAGPTARYGKFLALRIGELHLVTHLARAGWLRWQDALPDRPPRPGKGPLALRVALEGGGGFDLTEAGTQKRLAVYVVRHPAEVPGIARLGPDPLAEDFDRDAFAALLAGERRQIKGVLRDQGVLAGIGNAYSDEILHAAGVSPFKPASAFDEEQTTRLYEAVRDTLREAVGRAHGVAAGRLKAEKKSGLRVHGRDGEPCPVCGDTIRSVSFADSSLQYCPTCQTGGRPLADRRLSRLLK from the coding sequence ATGCCCGAGCTGCCGGAGGTCGAGGCCCTCAGGGAGTTCCTCGACGAGCACCTGCCCGGGAGGGTCGTCGCACGCGTCCTCCCGCTCGCCGTGAGCGTGCTGAAGACGTACGACCCGCCCCTGTCCGCCCTGGAGGGGCAGGAGGCGGGTCCCACCGCCCGGTACGGCAAGTTCCTCGCCCTGCGGATCGGGGAGCTCCACCTGGTCACCCACCTGGCCCGGGCCGGCTGGCTCCGCTGGCAGGACGCCCTCCCCGACCGGCCGCCGCGCCCCGGCAAGGGGCCGCTCGCCCTGCGCGTCGCCCTCGAAGGCGGCGGCGGCTTCGACCTGACGGAGGCGGGCACCCAGAAGCGCCTCGCCGTGTACGTCGTCCGGCACCCGGCGGAGGTGCCCGGCATCGCCCGCCTGGGGCCGGACCCGCTGGCCGAGGACTTCGACCGGGACGCGTTCGCCGCGCTGCTGGCGGGCGAGCGGCGGCAGATCAAGGGCGTCCTGCGCGACCAGGGCGTCCTCGCCGGCATCGGCAACGCCTACAGCGACGAGATCCTCCACGCGGCCGGGGTGTCCCCCTTCAAACCGGCCTCCGCCTTCGACGAGGAGCAGACCACCCGCCTGTACGAGGCCGTCCGGGACACCCTGCGCGAGGCGGTCGGCCGGGCCCACGGCGTCGCCGCGGGCCGGCTGAAGGCCGAGAAGAAGAGCGGCCTGCGGGTCCACGGCCGGGACGGCGAGCCGTGCCCGGTGTGCGGCGACACCATCCGCTCGGTGTCGTTCGCCGACTCCTCCCTCCAGTACTGCCCCACGTGCCAGACCGGCGGCAGGCCGCTCGCCGACCGCAGGCTCTCCCGCCTCCTCAAATGA
- a CDS encoding sigma-70 family RNA polymerase sigma factor has protein sequence MPLSPTLARTAPEALAELQREHGRALFGLLLGLTSGDAQRAEDLVQETLVRAWQHPEALASGHASMRPWLFTVARRLAIDARRARLSRPQEVDADALEQAPAPEDGVAGSVTAIDVRRAVGSLGPEHREVLLEVYFRDRSVAEAAAELGIPAGTVKSRTHYALRALRQGLQGYGYGLGA, from the coding sequence GTGCCCCTCTCCCCCACCCTTGCGCGCACGGCCCCCGAGGCGCTGGCCGAACTCCAGCGCGAACACGGGCGGGCCCTGTTCGGCCTGCTGCTCGGGCTCACCTCCGGGGACGCCCAGCGCGCCGAGGACCTCGTCCAGGAGACGCTCGTACGGGCCTGGCAGCACCCGGAGGCGCTGGCGAGCGGCCATGCGTCCATGCGGCCCTGGCTCTTCACCGTCGCGCGGCGCCTCGCGATCGACGCCCGCCGGGCCCGCCTCTCGCGGCCGCAGGAGGTCGACGCGGACGCCCTGGAGCAGGCGCCCGCCCCCGAGGACGGGGTGGCGGGGTCCGTGACGGCCATCGACGTCCGGCGCGCCGTCGGCTCGCTGGGGCCGGAGCACCGGGAGGTGCTGCTGGAGGTGTACTTCCGCGACCGCTCGGTCGCCGAGGCCGCCGCCGAGCTGGGGATCCCCGCCGGAACGGTCAAGTCCCGCACGCACTACGCGCTGCGGGCCCTCCGCCAGGGCCTCCAGGGGTACGGGTACGGGCTCGGCGCCTGA
- a CDS encoding CapA family protein, whose protein sequence is MTPRTRKALALLSAALLSAATAAACSAGRTPPARLGDAHPPPSRAAGPTATPARGFTLVASGDVLPHDSVIKQAAADADGAGHDFRPMFSHVKPLVSAADLALCHMETVYGPDGGPFTGYPAFQSPPEVADGLKDAGYDGCSTASNHTLDAGAEGVARTLDRFDRVGLRHAGSARTAAEAAAPTLYTAGSATVAHLAYTYDTNGYPMPEGRPWAVNLMDKDKIVADARAARTAGADVVLVSLHWGTEWQTAPDERQLSLGRELTASRTGGRPDIDLILGTHAHVPQAYEKVNGTWIVYGMGDQVAGEMFNHSGDRDLRGNYGSLARFTFAPPAAAGGRWQVAKAEFVPQMMDLSAGKVVNLPAALAEDPDDTAYRRARDTVSEAVLGRGAAAHGLTMGR, encoded by the coding sequence ATGACCCCGCGCACCCGCAAGGCCCTCGCGCTCCTGTCCGCCGCCCTGCTGTCGGCTGCCACCGCGGCCGCCTGCTCGGCCGGACGCACCCCGCCCGCCCGCCTCGGCGACGCACACCCCCCGCCCTCCCGCGCCGCCGGCCCGACCGCGACCCCCGCACGCGGATTCACACTCGTCGCGAGCGGCGACGTCCTGCCACACGACTCGGTCATCAAGCAGGCCGCGGCCGACGCCGACGGGGCCGGCCACGACTTCCGGCCGATGTTCTCCCACGTCAAGCCGCTCGTCTCCGCCGCCGACCTCGCCCTGTGCCACATGGAGACCGTCTACGGCCCCGACGGCGGCCCCTTCACCGGCTACCCCGCCTTCCAGTCCCCGCCCGAAGTCGCCGACGGCCTCAAGGACGCCGGCTACGACGGCTGCTCGACCGCCTCGAACCACACCCTCGACGCCGGAGCCGAAGGCGTGGCGCGCACCCTCGACCGCTTCGACCGGGTCGGCCTGCGCCACGCAGGATCGGCCCGCACGGCAGCCGAGGCGGCCGCACCCACCCTCTACACCGCGGGCTCGGCCACGGTCGCCCACCTCGCCTACACGTACGACACCAACGGGTACCCGATGCCCGAGGGCAGGCCGTGGGCCGTCAACCTCATGGACAAGGACAAGATCGTCGCGGACGCCCGGGCGGCCCGCACGGCCGGCGCCGACGTCGTCCTGGTCAGCCTGCACTGGGGCACCGAGTGGCAGACCGCGCCGGACGAGCGGCAGCTCTCCCTCGGCAGGGAGCTGACCGCCTCCCGGACCGGCGGCCGCCCCGACATCGACCTGATCCTCGGCACGCACGCCCACGTCCCGCAGGCCTACGAGAAGGTCAACGGCACCTGGATCGTCTACGGCATGGGCGACCAGGTCGCCGGCGAGATGTTCAACCACTCCGGCGACCGGGACCTGCGCGGCAACTACGGCTCCCTCGCCCGCTTCACCTTCGCCCCGCCGGCCGCGGCAGGCGGGCGCTGGCAGGTCGCCAAGGCCGAGTTCGTCCCCCAGATGATGGACCTGTCCGCCGGGAAGGTCGTCAACCTGCCGGCCGCCCTCGCCGAGGACCCCGACGACACCGCCTACCGCCGCGCCCGCGACACCGTCAGCGAGGCGGTCCTGGGCCGCGGCGCCGCCGCACACGGCCTCACCATGGGACGCTGA
- the lysX gene encoding bifunctional lysylphosphatidylglycerol synthetase/lysine--tRNA ligase LysX, which yields MSATTEQTRGTRNRFLNRVPDGFAAFFGALGLFCAVLALSPALRYLLRHVVRFLDDYVVPVSENLAYAVFLFLLAAALGTRKKVAWWIVVAYLVLLVAVDVLLLADGWYWIGGPSLVIAVAALALLTAARSEFYAASRPGAFWRALLVLGLGLLAAVLLGWALVALFPGTLPRGQWLDWAAKQVFGGLFSAREFGGRPPRPLSFLLGLFGALALLGAAATLFRSQRMTAALHGDEEPRIRALLGAYGRSDSLGYFATRRDKAVVFAPNGRACVTYRVEAGVCLASGDPVGDPAAWTPAIDAWLAVARRHGWQPAVMGASEDGATAYARSGLSALQLGDEAILHVAHFDLDGRDMRVTRQAVSRVRRAGATTSIRRHSALSDEEMQRIIDRADTWRDTETERGFSMALDRLGDPADGDCLLVEAFDADGELIALLSFVPWGKDGISLDLMRRDRNAPNGVMEFMVAQLCAAAPGLGVRRISLNFAVFRSAFEEGGRIGAGPVLRLWRRLLLFFSRWWQLEALYRSNVKYGPEWYPRFLCYQDAGSLARVSLASGIAEGFVSVPSLRKLWGNGHPKGVTAPANTAGLPPLDTLGLDTADGQGGPALPAERLPEQVRVRHAKLDRLRAAGVDPYPVGIAARTHTASELPTAHPGLPPGARSDGPATLAGRIMVVRDLGGVVFAVLRDWSGDIQLMLTRDESGPAVLDSFTSQVDFGDHVTATGRMGASKSGEPSLLVESWQLTGKCLRPLPDKRKGLADPEARVRRRYLDLVASPEARDVVRARSTAVQALRHGLLERGFLEVETPMLQQIHGGANARPFRTHINAYDLDLYLRIAPELYLKRLCVGGMEKVFEMGRTFRNEGVSYKHNPEFTMLEAYQAFADYDVMLDLTRELIQGAATAAFGSPIAHKTGPDGRLAVHDISGTWPVKTLYGAVSEALGEAVDADTPEAVLRRLCDRAGVPHTPADTRGDIVLEMYERLVEEKTTLPTFYKDFPTDVSPLTRQHRRDPRLAERWDLVAFGTELGTAYSELTDPVEQRRRLTAQSLLAAGGDPEAMELDEDFLDALEYAMPPTGGLGIGVDRLVMFLTGLTIRETLPFPLVRRG from the coding sequence ATGAGTGCCACGACGGAGCAGACCCGGGGGACCCGGAACCGCTTCCTGAACCGGGTTCCCGACGGGTTCGCCGCGTTCTTCGGCGCCCTCGGCCTGTTCTGCGCCGTCCTGGCGCTCTCGCCGGCGCTGCGCTACCTGCTGCGGCACGTCGTCCGCTTCCTCGACGACTACGTGGTCCCCGTCAGCGAGAACCTCGCCTACGCGGTCTTCCTCTTCCTCCTCGCCGCCGCGCTCGGCACCCGCAAGAAGGTCGCCTGGTGGATCGTCGTCGCCTACCTGGTCCTGCTGGTCGCCGTCGACGTCCTGCTCCTCGCGGACGGCTGGTACTGGATCGGCGGCCCCTCCCTCGTCATCGCCGTCGCCGCCCTGGCTCTGCTGACCGCCGCCCGCAGCGAGTTCTACGCCGCCTCCCGCCCCGGAGCGTTCTGGCGGGCCCTGCTCGTCCTCGGGCTCGGCCTGCTCGCCGCCGTCCTCCTCGGCTGGGCGCTCGTCGCCCTGTTCCCCGGCACCCTGCCCCGCGGCCAGTGGCTGGACTGGGCCGCCAAGCAGGTCTTCGGCGGCCTGTTCTCGGCCCGCGAGTTCGGCGGCCGGCCGCCTCGGCCCCTGTCCTTCCTGCTCGGCCTGTTCGGCGCGCTCGCCCTGCTGGGCGCCGCAGCCACCCTCTTCCGCTCCCAGCGCATGACCGCCGCCCTCCACGGCGACGAAGAGCCCCGCATCCGCGCGCTGCTCGGCGCGTACGGCCGCTCCGACTCCCTCGGCTACTTCGCCACCCGGCGCGACAAGGCCGTCGTCTTCGCCCCCAACGGCAGGGCCTGCGTCACCTACCGCGTCGAGGCGGGCGTCTGCCTCGCCAGCGGCGACCCGGTGGGCGACCCGGCCGCCTGGACCCCGGCCATCGACGCCTGGCTCGCCGTCGCCCGCCGCCACGGCTGGCAGCCCGCCGTCATGGGCGCCTCCGAGGACGGCGCCACCGCCTACGCCCGGTCCGGGCTCAGCGCCCTCCAACTCGGCGACGAGGCCATCCTGCACGTCGCCCACTTCGACCTCGACGGCCGCGACATGCGCGTCACCCGCCAGGCCGTGAGCCGCGTCCGCCGCGCCGGGGCCACCACCTCCATCCGCCGCCACTCCGCTCTGTCCGACGAGGAGATGCAGCGCATCATCGACCGCGCCGACACCTGGCGCGACACCGAGACGGAGCGGGGCTTCTCCATGGCACTCGACCGGCTCGGCGACCCCGCCGACGGCGACTGCCTGCTCGTCGAGGCCTTCGACGCCGACGGCGAGCTCATCGCCCTGCTGTCCTTCGTCCCCTGGGGCAAGGACGGCATCTCCCTCGACCTGATGCGCCGCGACCGCAACGCCCCCAACGGCGTCATGGAGTTCATGGTCGCCCAGCTGTGCGCCGCCGCCCCCGGCCTGGGCGTGCGCCGGATCTCGCTGAACTTCGCCGTCTTCCGCTCCGCCTTCGAGGAGGGCGGCCGGATCGGCGCCGGCCCCGTCCTGAGACTCTGGCGCCGGCTGCTGCTGTTCTTCTCCCGCTGGTGGCAGCTGGAGGCCCTCTACCGCTCGAACGTCAAGTACGGCCCCGAGTGGTACCCGCGGTTCCTCTGCTACCAGGACGCCGGCTCGCTCGCCCGGGTCAGCCTGGCCTCCGGTATCGCCGAGGGCTTCGTCTCCGTGCCCAGCCTGCGCAAGCTGTGGGGCAACGGCCACCCCAAGGGCGTCACCGCCCCCGCGAACACCGCCGGGCTGCCCCCGCTCGACACCCTCGGCCTCGACACGGCCGACGGGCAGGGCGGCCCGGCCCTCCCGGCCGAGCGGCTGCCCGAGCAGGTCCGCGTCCGCCACGCCAAGCTCGACCGGCTGCGCGCCGCCGGCGTCGACCCCTACCCCGTCGGCATCGCCGCCCGCACCCACACGGCGTCGGAGCTGCCGACCGCCCACCCCGGCCTGCCGCCCGGGGCCCGCAGCGACGGCCCCGCCACCCTCGCCGGGCGGATCATGGTCGTCCGCGACCTCGGCGGCGTCGTCTTCGCCGTCCTGCGCGACTGGTCCGGCGACATCCAGCTGATGCTCACCCGGGACGAGAGCGGCCCCGCCGTCCTCGACTCTTTCACCTCCCAGGTCGACTTCGGCGACCACGTCACCGCCACCGGCCGCATGGGGGCGAGCAAGTCCGGCGAGCCCTCCCTCCTCGTGGAGTCCTGGCAGCTCACCGGCAAGTGCCTGCGCCCCCTGCCCGACAAGCGCAAGGGCCTCGCCGACCCCGAGGCCCGCGTCCGCCGCCGCTACCTCGACCTCGTCGCCAGCCCCGAGGCCCGCGACGTCGTGCGGGCCCGCTCGACCGCCGTACAGGCCCTTCGGCACGGCCTGCTGGAGCGCGGCTTCCTGGAGGTCGAGACCCCGATGCTCCAGCAGATCCACGGCGGCGCCAACGCCCGCCCCTTCCGGACCCACATCAACGCCTACGACCTCGACCTGTACCTGCGCATCGCACCCGAGCTGTACCTCAAGCGGCTGTGCGTCGGCGGCATGGAGAAGGTCTTCGAGATGGGCCGCACCTTCCGCAACGAAGGCGTCTCCTACAAGCACAACCCCGAGTTCACGATGCTGGAGGCCTACCAGGCCTTCGCCGACTACGACGTGATGCTCGACCTGACCCGCGAGCTCATCCAGGGCGCCGCCACCGCCGCCTTCGGCTCGCCGATCGCCCACAAGACCGGCCCCGACGGCAGGCTGGCCGTCCACGACATCTCCGGCACCTGGCCCGTCAAGACCCTGTACGGAGCGGTCAGCGAGGCCCTCGGCGAAGCCGTCGACGCCGACACCCCGGAAGCCGTGCTGCGCCGGCTGTGCGACCGCGCCGGGGTGCCCCACACCCCCGCCGACACCCGCGGAGACATCGTCCTGGAGATGTACGAGCGGCTCGTCGAGGAGAAGACCACCCTGCCCACCTTCTACAAGGACTTCCCCACCGACGTCTCCCCGCTGACCCGGCAGCACCGGCGCGATCCGCGCCTGGCCGAGCGCTGGGACCTCGTCGCCTTCGGGACCGAACTGGGCACGGCCTACTCGGAGCTGACCGACCCCGTCGAGCAGCGGCGCCGGCTCACCGCCCAGTCGCTGCTCGCCGCGGGCGGCGACCCGGAGGCGATGGAACTCGACGAGGACTTCCTCGACGCCCTGGAGTACGCGATGCCGCCCACCGGCGGGCTCGGCATCGGAGTGGACCGCCTCGTCATGTTCCTCACCGGTCTGACGATCCGCGAGACGCTGCCGTTCCCGCTCGTGCGGCGCGGCTGA
- a CDS encoding polysaccharide deacetylase family protein has product MKNDEPTVGRRVLLRTAVFLGIATASGLLASGESGPPGTGAAGGTPRGGGAAGAAGAAGPGPGGAAGPGGVPAVRPQTPGRTSYRLAPMTAEAPVRPPAARPAVRTRPILELDPAAAARSSMVLTFDDGPDPRYTPGILDTLARYGVRAMFFVCGEMAAENRDLVRRMAAEGHLIGNHTWSHPLIPSLSRPGLASEIGRTSEVVEKTVGAPPLWFRAPYGAWNRAAFEIGAELGMEPLAWTVDSLDWTEPGTSVIVSRVLRGAAPGVIVLSHDAGGDRTQSVHALATYLPQLLNRGYRMTLPVLPSR; this is encoded by the coding sequence ATGAAAAATGACGAGCCGACAGTCGGGCGGCGCGTACTCCTGCGCACCGCAGTCTTCCTCGGGATCGCCACGGCCTCCGGACTCCTGGCCTCCGGCGAGTCCGGCCCGCCCGGCACCGGCGCCGCGGGCGGAACCCCCCGGGGCGGGGGAGCCGCCGGAGCCGCGGGCGCCGCCGGACCCGGCCCGGGGGGCGCGGCCGGGCCCGGAGGAGTCCCCGCCGTCCGGCCGCAGACCCCCGGCCGCACCTCCTACCGGCTGGCCCCCATGACCGCCGAGGCGCCGGTGCGCCCTCCGGCCGCCAGGCCCGCTGTCCGCACCCGGCCCATCCTGGAGCTCGACCCGGCCGCGGCCGCCCGCAGCTCGATGGTCCTCACCTTCGACGACGGCCCCGACCCCCGCTACACCCCCGGCATCCTCGACACCCTCGCCCGGTACGGCGTCCGCGCCATGTTCTTCGTGTGCGGCGAGATGGCCGCCGAGAACCGCGACCTGGTGCGCAGGATGGCCGCGGAGGGCCACCTCATCGGCAACCACACCTGGTCCCACCCCCTCATCCCCAGCCTGAGCAGGCCCGGCCTCGCCTCCGAGATCGGCCGGACCAGCGAGGTCGTCGAGAAGACCGTCGGCGCCCCGCCCCTGTGGTTCCGGGCGCCGTACGGCGCATGGAACCGGGCCGCCTTCGAGATCGGCGCCGAACTGGGCATGGAGCCGCTCGCCTGGACCGTCGACAGCCTCGACTGGACGGAACCGGGCACCTCCGTGATCGTCTCCCGCGTCCTGAGGGGCGCCGCACCCGGGGTGATCGTCCTCTCGCACGACGCCGGCGGCGACCGCACGCAGAGCGTCCACGCCCTCGCCACCTACCTGCCGCAGCTCCTGAACCGCGGCTACCGCATGACCCTGCCCGTGCTGCCGTCCCGCTGA
- a CDS encoding class F sortase has product MTEDESEQRPRRRSPWGVLALVMLSGLAMMRNGAESGEGPPQPAAAAAVSASAGQSDGQAPMPLPPGAALPAGVAELEHSSVQRIRIPQIRVDAPVMTVGLDAQGWIEAPPAQDPNLAGWYLNGIAPGQRGSAVVVGHVDNERGPAVFYGLGALRKGDRVEVDRYDGRTAVFEVYGVEVFSKETFPGARVYGDTGLPELRVITCGGGYSKARGYDGNVVVFARMVEAR; this is encoded by the coding sequence ATGACCGAGGACGAGAGTGAGCAGCGGCCGAGGAGACGCTCCCCCTGGGGCGTGCTCGCGCTGGTCATGCTCAGCGGCCTCGCCATGATGCGCAACGGCGCCGAGTCCGGTGAAGGGCCGCCGCAGCCGGCGGCCGCCGCGGCGGTGTCGGCGTCTGCCGGGCAGTCGGACGGGCAGGCGCCGATGCCGCTGCCGCCGGGTGCGGCGCTGCCGGCGGGTGTCGCGGAGCTGGAGCACTCGTCGGTCCAGCGCATCCGGATTCCGCAGATCAGGGTGGACGCCCCGGTGATGACGGTGGGGCTGGACGCGCAGGGCTGGATCGAGGCCCCTCCGGCCCAGGATCCGAACCTGGCCGGCTGGTACCTGAACGGGATCGCGCCGGGCCAGCGCGGCTCGGCCGTCGTCGTGGGCCACGTCGACAACGAGCGGGGCCCGGCGGTGTTCTACGGGCTGGGCGCCCTGCGCAAGGGCGACCGCGTCGAGGTCGACCGCTACGACGGGCGCACGGCGGTGTTCGAGGTGTACGGCGTGGAGGTGTTCTCGAAGGAGACGTTCCCCGGAGCCCGGGTGTACGGGGACACCGGCCTGCCCGAGCTCCGGGTGATCACGTGCGGCGGCGGCTACTCGAAGGCGCGGGGCTACGACGGCAACGTCGTCGTGTTCGCCCGCATGGTCGAGGCCCGCTGA
- a CDS encoding DUF4239 domain-containing protein, producing MSEWLVLTLAMAAACAVVLAIAFFNHRRIGEDDDPSETPDVIEYMTMMIGVIYAIVLGLAIAGVWEGRGAAQEYVRQEAQALHEISVRSQVYPAEVRDRIRAGVDAYVTYVVDTEWRQMAEHGTVTDRSGELLERIRRDVTDYEPQTDHEGQAYQPLVDQVALVDDARSARGLSAGATMPGVVWFGLITGALVTVGMIFMLQIRRSFRELLLAGLFSALIAFLLFLIWDFDAPFGRGISATAEPFLAQFPHLDLGG from the coding sequence TTGTCGGAATGGCTCGTCCTGACCCTCGCGATGGCCGCGGCCTGCGCCGTCGTCCTCGCCATCGCCTTCTTCAACCACCGGAGGATCGGCGAGGACGACGATCCCAGCGAAACCCCCGACGTCATCGAGTACATGACGATGATGATCGGGGTGATCTACGCGATCGTGCTCGGCCTGGCGATCGCCGGCGTGTGGGAGGGCCGGGGAGCGGCCCAGGAGTACGTGCGCCAGGAGGCCCAGGCTCTGCACGAGATCAGCGTCCGCTCCCAGGTCTACCCGGCCGAGGTCCGCGACCGGATCCGGGCCGGTGTCGACGCGTACGTGACGTACGTGGTGGACACCGAGTGGCGGCAGATGGCCGAGCACGGCACGGTCACCGACCGCAGCGGGGAGCTGCTGGAGCGGATCCGCCGGGACGTCACCGACTACGAGCCGCAGACCGACCACGAGGGGCAGGCGTACCAGCCGCTGGTGGACCAGGTGGCGCTCGTCGACGACGCCCGCAGCGCCCGGGGGCTGAGCGCGGGGGCCACCATGCCCGGTGTGGTGTGGTTCGGGCTGATCACCGGGGCGCTGGTGACCGTGGGGATGATCTTCATGCTGCAGATCCGCCGCTCCTTCCGGGAGCTGCTGCTGGCGGGCCTGTTCAGTGCGCTGATCGCGTTCCTGCTGTTCCTGATCTGGGACTTCGACGCCCCGTTCGGGCGGGGCATCTCCGCGACCGCCGAGCCGTTCCTCGCGCAGTTCCCGCACCTGGACCTGGGCGGCTGA